The Ramlibacter algicola genome segment TCGAGGAATCGGTGCGGCTGTCGGAGTCCCTGGGGTTCGGCGGGGTGCGGGCCGCGGCCCGCTGAGCATGTCCATTACGCGGACTCGCGATCCGCCGATTTGACGCGGGTCAACGACCGTCCATAAAATGGACAGGTTATCCGCTGCGTGGACAGGGCGGATGCATTGGTCCCCATTCGTTCACTTCGCAGGAGTTTCCCCCGCATGCCCAACCCTGTTTCGTTCCTCCGACGCCGCGTGCTGCGCGGCTGCGGCGCGGCCGCCGTCGCCGCCGCGGCGTTCGCCTTGCCGGCGTCCCATGCCTTCGCGCAGGACTACCCGGACAAGCCCGTGAAGATCGTCGTCGGCTTCGCGCCCGGCGGCACGAACGACATCCTGGCCCGCCTGATCGCGATCAAGCTGCAGGACAAGCTGAAGCAGGGCTTCATCGTCGACAACAAGCCCGGCGCCAACTCGGCGATCGGCAACGACTTCGTCGCCAAGGCCAAGCCGGATGGCTACACGCTGCTGGTGTCGTCCAGCGGCGGGCTGACGACCAACCCGATCCTGATGAAGAGCCTGGCCTACGACCCGGCCAAGGACTTCGAGCCGATCGCGCTGCTCGGCACGTTCCCGCTCGTCGTGACAGTGCCCGCGTCGCTGCCGGTGAAGAACTTCGCCGAGCTCGTGCAGTTCGCCAAGAAGCAGCCGGACGGCAAGCTGAACAACGGCACGCCGACGACGTCGTTCGTGCTGGTCGCCGAGACGATCGCCGAGAAGTCCGGCATCCAGTTCACCCACGTCCTGTACAAGGGCTCGGGCCCGGTCGTGACCGCGCTGCTCGGCGGCGAGATCCACACGGGCGTGCTCGACAGCCCCGCGGTGGTCAACCAGGTCAAGGCCGGCAAGCTGAAGGCGCTGGCGGTGACGACCGGCAAGCGCTCGTCCGCGCTGCCGGACGTGCCCACGGTCGCCGAATCGGGCTACCCCGGCTACGACATCCCGATCTGGACCGCGCTGATGGCGCCCAAGGGCACGCCCGAGCCCGTGCTCGCCAAGCTGCGCACGGCCGTCGCGGAAATCCTGAAGGACAAGGACACGGTCGACAAGATGCACGCCGTCGGCCTGGACCCGGGCGACGCCGATTCGGCCGCGCTGGGCCGCCGCATCACGAGCGACATCGCGCGCTGGTCGGCCGTGGCCAAGCAAGCCGGCATCAAGCCCGAGTGACGCGCACCTCGCGCGTTTCCGTCCACCCAGGAGACACCATGATCAAGACGATGGCGCGGCACGTGGCCGGCCTGACCTTCGCGGCGGTCGCCGTGGCCGCGCAGGCACAGGGCTTTCCTTCGAAGCCCATCACCCTCGTCGTCCCGTTCGCGCCCGGCGCCTCCGCGGACGGCATCGCGCGTGTCGTCGGCAAGGAACTGGGCACTGCGCTCGGGCAACCCGTGGTCGTGGACAACAAGCCCGGTGCCGGCGGCGCGCTGGGCCTGATGGCCGTCGCGAAGTCCCCGGCCGATGGCTACACCATCGGGCTGGGCGCGACGGGCGCGATCGCGGTGAATCCGCACCTGCCCGATGCGCCCCCGCTGAAGCCGGAGAAGGACCTGCAGCCGCTGGCCAAGCTGGCCGACATCCCGCTCGTGTTCGTGACCTCGACGCAGAGCGGCTACGGCAACCTGCAGGCGTTCCTGAACGCGGCGCGCAAGGCGCCCAGCGGGCTGTCGTACGGGACGGCGGGGCAGTACACCGCGCAACACCTGTCCGGTGAACTGCTGGCGAGCATGGCGAAAGCGCCGCTCGTGCCCGTGCCGTACCGCGGCAGCGGCCCGGCCGTGACCGACCTGCTCGGTGGCAACGTGCCGTCGGCCATGGTGGATCTCACCTCGGCGTATCCGCACATCAAGGCCGGCAAGCTCGTTGCGCTCGGCGTGACCAGCGCGACGCGCAGCAAGGTCGCGCCGGAACTGCCGACGATCGCGGAGGAAGGCGTGACGGGCTACGCCGCTCCGGCGTGGATGGGGCTGTTCCTGCCCGCCAAGACGCCGGCCGACGTCGCGTCGAAGCTGTCGGCCGCGCTGGAGAAGGTGATGGCGAATCCCGCCGTGCAGGGGCAGATCACCGCCCTGGCGGCCGAGCCGGCCTATGCAGACGGTCCTGCGTTCGGCAAGTTCATCGCCGGCGAATCGAGGAAGTGGGCGGACGTCGTGTCGCGCATTCCCGCGCCGGCGAAGTGACGCAAGCTGCGTGAAGCAGCAAGAAGCCGCGCTGTCGAAGGACGGCGCGGCTTTTTTTTCTTCACGGAAGCCGTGTCGACGCCGGCATCAAGCAGACCGGGGCGTCGCCCGGCGTTGCGCGACGCCGGCCACCATGCGCACGTGACGGGGCGCCGCGCGCCAGATCGCCAGCGTCGACAGCAACGAGCAACCGATCGCGGCCACGAAGGCGAGCGAGTAGCTGCCGGTGTGGTCGTGCACGAAGCCCATGAACCAGGGACCGAATGCGCCGCCCGCGAGCGCGCTCAGCATGAGCGTCCCGAAGATCGGGCCGTAGTGCTTGCCCTCGAAGATCTCGGCCGGAATGGCGCCGACCACCGACGTAAGCCCATAGCCGAGTGCGCCCTGCGCGAGGACCATCGCATACAGGAGCAGCGGCACGGGATAGGCCGGCAGCGCCAACAGCGCCGCATAGGCGAGGCAGAAACCCAGGTTGCCGATCGCCCAGACGATCTCGCGCCCGATGCGGTCCGACAACCAGCCCAGCGCGATCTGCCCGGGCACGCCCGCAAGGCTCACGATGCCGAGCGCCCAAGCGGCCTCCTGCGCGCTGAAGCCCGTCTCCACCAGGTACTTCGTCTGGTGCACCTGCACTGCGTACCAGGAGAAGAGTGCGCAGAAGTACGCGACCGCGACCCACCAGAAGCGTGACGTGCGCAGCGCGCGCGCCAGCGTCCAGTCGACGGCCGCCCACTTCTCGTCGACGACGTTGACGCGGCGGGCCTGCGTCGCGGCCGGCGTGTCGGGATCGCCGTCCGGCGCCAGCCCGAGGTCCGCCGGGCGGCGCCGCAGCAGCAGGTTCAGCGGCACGAGCACCACGAGCACGGTCACGCCGAGCACGGTGCAACCCGCGCGCCAGCCACTGCGCTCGACGAACGTCTGCAGCGCCGGCAGCATCAGGATCGATCCGGCCCCGACGCCGGCGAAGGCGATGCTGAGGGCGAGGCCGCGCCGGCGCACGAACCAGTTCGGCAGGAACAGCGCCTGCCCGGTGTAGCCGGTGAACGTGGTGCCCGCGCCCACCAGCATGCCGAGCGTGACGTAGATGTGCCAGGGCTGCGTCGCGAAGGTCGCCAGCAGCAGGCCCGCGGCGGTGGCCGCGATGCCGATTTCCATCACGACGCGCGGCCCATGGCGGTCCATCAACCGGCCCAGCCATGGGCTCAGGACGGCCGAGACGATGAAGCCGAACGAGAAGGCCCCGGCCGTCTCGCCGCGCTCCCATCCGAACTCCTGCAGGATCGGCGGGAACAGCAGCGAGAACGCCGTGCGTGCGTTGACGCAAAGCGCCATCGTGACGAAGACGACGCCGACCACGACCCATCCGTAGAAGAACGGCAGGCGTTGCGTGAACCTGGCGAGCAAGGACACCTCCTCGGCGCATTCTGCCCGGACTGCTGGGCTGCGCCTCGGCGCCACCGCAGGAGGCGGACGCGCATAAGCAACTGCGGCGCTACCGGATTGATAGCGCCGCAGCGTGGATCGACGAAGCGGAAGTGGTGGGTCCTGTAGGATTCGAACCTACGACCTACGGATTAAGAGTCCGCTGCTCTACCAACTGAGCTAAGAACCCACTTCGCGAGAACACCGCCGGACGGCGGTGCTTTCACTTGAAACTGTTGTGGTGGAGAGGAGGAGGATCGAACTCCCGACCTTCGCATTGCGAACGCGACGCTCTCCCAGCTGAGCTACCCCCCCACAACGAGTCGTATTTTAGCGCATTGTTCGGCCCGTTTTCCGGACCGGCTTCACGCGACCTTCAACGCCGGCGTGCCGAACAGGTCTTCCATCTGCTTGCGCAGCTGCCATGCGCGCGTGGACGTGTCCATCGCCACGTCGTTCCAGCTGAGGCTCTGGCCCTTCTTCACGGGGCGCACCACCTTCACGTCGTGTGCCAGGCCCAGCGGCAAGCCGCCCATCTGCACCGACTTGTCGGCCGGCAGCAGCTTGCCCCACACCGTAGAGCCGCCTTCGCCGTCGAGCATCTCGCCCGGGGCCAGGTCGCGCTTGGCGGTGGCGACGACGTCGGCGTTCCAGCAGGTCGCGACGCCGGTCGGCTCGCCACGCAGCGCAACGGAGGCGACGGACACGCCGACTTCCAGCCCGATCAGGTGCCAGCGCTTGTAGAGCGTGAAGTAGCGGCCGCTGGGGTCGGTGTGGGCCTTGTATTCCTCGAAGCAGTTCTTGATGTAGTCGGTCTCGGCTTCGACCGTGACCCAAACGCCCATGCGGATCTCGTACGGGATGGCGCGGCCGTCGGTCTCCAGCGAGGAGATCACTTCGACCATGCCCTTGCGCTCGAGAACGCCGCCCTCGCTGCGAGGGCGCGTGACGAACGGGATGTCCTCGATGCTGGCCGGCGGGTAGAGCAGGCCGTCGCTCGGCACGGTGAGCCCGGTGGCATTGGCCACCGCGGTGCTTTCGATCGACGGCTTGGAGCCATCCAGGAAGCTGTTGAACATCTTCGGGTTCAGGCCGCCGCGCTTGGCCTGCTCCGGCGTGAGCCCCCAGTTGTCCCACACCGTCTCCGGCGTCGACTCGCTGAAGTGCGGCAGCCACTTGTGCCCGCGGCCCGCGGCGACGACGGGGAAGCCGCAGGTGCGTGCCCAGTCGACCAGGTCGCAGATCAACGCCGGCTGGTCACCGAACGCGAGCGAGTACACGACGCCCGCTTCCTGCGCACGCCGCGCCAGCAGCGGGCCGCAGAACGCGTCGGCTTCCACGGTGACGTTCACCACGTGCTTGCCGTGCGCGAACGCTTCCAGGCAGTGGTCGACGGCCGCGATCGGGTGCCCGGTGCACTCGACGATGACGTCGATGGCGGGATGGCGCACCAGGGCCTGCCAGTCCTCGCCCACGTGCGTCGTGTGGCCGTCCTTCAACGCCGCATCGAGCGACGCGGCGCCATAGCGCGCCGATTCCCATCCCACGCGTGCGAGGTTGGCCTTCGCATTCGCTGGCGACAGGTCGGCGATGCCGGCCAGGTGCACGCCCGGCGTGCGCGGCACCTGCGCCAGGTACATGGAGCCGAACTTGCCGGCGCCGATCAGGCCGATGCGGATGGGGCGGCCTTCGGCCGCGCGTTGGCGGAGTTTCGCGTGCAGGTTCATGGTGTGTTTCCTTGCTTGTCATTGCGGGCTCGACCCGCATGGCGGCTCGGGCGCGGGGATGGATGCCGGATCGGGCCCGGCATGACAACTCTTGCGGTTCAGGCCGCCTGCTTCATGTCAGCGAACGGAACGCTGCTGGTCTGCAGCGCGCTGGCAGGCAGCCCATCCCGCCACGGCAGGTCGACCGGGTAGGGCAGGCGCAGGCAATCGTCGGGCAGGCAGGCGATCGGCGTGAAGTCGCGGTGCGCGATGTACTCGGGGCGCTTGTGGCGCCGGATGTGGTTGGACACGGCGCACAGCGACAGGTAGACGCTGACGCGGTTCCACGGCGACAGGTTGCTGGTGGACGCGTGCACCAGGCAGCTGTGGAACAGGATCATCGAACCGGGCGGGCCCTTGGGCGAGACGATGCCGCCCTGCTTGCCGCCGGCGCGCTCGACCAGCTGCGCGATCAGGTGGTTGTCGACGGTCCACAGCGGATAGCTCGTGGTCGACAAGTCGTGCCTGGCGTCGACCA includes the following:
- a CDS encoding Bug family tripartite tricarboxylate transporter substrate binding protein translates to MPNPVSFLRRRVLRGCGAAAVAAAAFALPASHAFAQDYPDKPVKIVVGFAPGGTNDILARLIAIKLQDKLKQGFIVDNKPGANSAIGNDFVAKAKPDGYTLLVSSSGGLTTNPILMKSLAYDPAKDFEPIALLGTFPLVVTVPASLPVKNFAELVQFAKKQPDGKLNNGTPTTSFVLVAETIAEKSGIQFTHVLYKGSGPVVTALLGGEIHTGVLDSPAVVNQVKAGKLKALAVTTGKRSSALPDVPTVAESGYPGYDIPIWTALMAPKGTPEPVLAKLRTAVAEILKDKDTVDKMHAVGLDPGDADSAALGRRITSDIARWSAVAKQAGIKPE
- a CDS encoding Bug family tripartite tricarboxylate transporter substrate binding protein; the encoded protein is MIKTMARHVAGLTFAAVAVAAQAQGFPSKPITLVVPFAPGASADGIARVVGKELGTALGQPVVVDNKPGAGGALGLMAVAKSPADGYTIGLGATGAIAVNPHLPDAPPLKPEKDLQPLAKLADIPLVFVTSTQSGYGNLQAFLNAARKAPSGLSYGTAGQYTAQHLSGELLASMAKAPLVPVPYRGSGPAVTDLLGGNVPSAMVDLTSAYPHIKAGKLVALGVTSATRSKVAPELPTIAEEGVTGYAAPAWMGLFLPAKTPADVASKLSAALEKVMANPAVQGQITALAAEPAYADGPAFGKFIAGESRKWADVVSRIPAPAK
- a CDS encoding MFS transporter — its product is MLARFTQRLPFFYGWVVVGVVFVTMALCVNARTAFSLLFPPILQEFGWERGETAGAFSFGFIVSAVLSPWLGRLMDRHGPRVVMEIGIAATAAGLLLATFATQPWHIYVTLGMLVGAGTTFTGYTGQALFLPNWFVRRRGLALSIAFAGVGAGSILMLPALQTFVERSGWRAGCTVLGVTVLVVLVPLNLLLRRRPADLGLAPDGDPDTPAATQARRVNVVDEKWAAVDWTLARALRTSRFWWVAVAYFCALFSWYAVQVHQTKYLVETGFSAQEAAWALGIVSLAGVPGQIALGWLSDRIGREIVWAIGNLGFCLAYAALLALPAYPVPLLLYAMVLAQGALGYGLTSVVGAIPAEIFEGKHYGPIFGTLMLSALAGGAFGPWFMGFVHDHTGSYSLAFVAAIGCSLLSTLAIWRAAPRHVRMVAGVAQRRATPRSA
- a CDS encoding NAD(P)H-dependent oxidoreductase, producing the protein MNLHAKLRQRAAEGRPIRIGLIGAGKFGSMYLAQVPRTPGVHLAGIADLSPANAKANLARVGWESARYGAASLDAALKDGHTTHVGEDWQALVRHPAIDVIVECTGHPIAAVDHCLEAFAHGKHVVNVTVEADAFCGPLLARRAQEAGVVYSLAFGDQPALICDLVDWARTCGFPVVAAGRGHKWLPHFSESTPETVWDNWGLTPEQAKRGGLNPKMFNSFLDGSKPSIESTAVANATGLTVPSDGLLYPPASIEDIPFVTRPRSEGGVLERKGMVEVISSLETDGRAIPYEIRMGVWVTVEAETDYIKNCFEEYKAHTDPSGRYFTLYKRWHLIGLEVGVSVASVALRGEPTGVATCWNADVVATAKRDLAPGEMLDGEGGSTVWGKLLPADKSVQMGGLPLGLAHDVKVVRPVKKGQSLSWNDVAMDTSTRAWQLRKQMEDLFGTPALKVA